The following DNA comes from Methanothrix sp..
CAAGAACTGGGCTACGGGCAGCTCCATGAGTGAATACTACCGGTATGCTACATCTATCGACCGCGAATCACGCTTTGATATCGATAAGAACGGCACGTCTATGGAGTTCGATACCTCGTTCGAGGGCCAGGGCCATATGGGCACAATCCTGACCTCAGGCCAACATGCTACGCCTTCGGTCGAGTTCAGAGAGGACTACTCGGGCAGCTTCAATATATATCAGCGCACTGACGAGTACGGCTCGGGCACGATCTCCGAAAAAACCACCCAAGGAACCGGCTTTGTCTCCGTAGACAAGCGGATTAAGGAGAGCCAGAGATCCTACGAGTACGGCACAGGCAATTACAGCTCCGAGGAGATTATCGCCAGCTCCTCCAACTATATTGCCAAAAACATCAGCGTCGAACACCGGCCTTCGAGCTTCAAGGTCGGCGGCGAGCCTTACTCCAACCAGTCCTTGAAATGGAACGAGGGGATCTCCTCCAAGACACCAGACACCAGCTTCATAGGCGAAGAGTACACCGGAATAGATCACATGGAAAAGGAGACGGTCGCCAGAGGCTTAAACGAGATGGAGACCGAGGCAGAGTTCTCAGGGCAAGCCCGATACAGAACTGTCCTGGAGGATGATATCGATCTAGTTGCCCTACGGGGTGCTATCGATATCGATCAGGTGTACATTGGAGAATACTCTCTCAGGCGTCATATTCTCATCGAGGGCGTGAGTAGGGTCGATCATCCTCACCTGGCTGTGAATAAGTCCGGTGAGCTTTACTATGGAGATGAGTCGGTCCTTGCCAGGTACAGAATTACCCTGGAAAACGATGGCAATCAATCTCTGGATTCCATCTACATCGAGGACTTTTTCCCACCCCATGCAGTGTACATCAACTCCACTGCCCGCCCCTCAGAGCTGACGGCCAGCAGCGCCAACTGGACACTTACTCACCTCTCGATAGGAGACCGAGCTGTCATCGATCTCTGGCTGGATGTGACCAACTATGCGGGCGATGAGCTGGTCAATCGTGTGGCGGCGAGTGGTGCCTACAACGAGACCTGGGTCACAGCCTTCAACTTCACCGTTCTGGATGTCGATTGGCTGGCCTACAACCTGCAGAGGACCCTCGCCGTGTCCAAGAGCGCAGAGCTATCCCAAGACCAGCCCGATGTAGTCAGATACAGCCTGACCATTCAGAACCTGAAAGGGAGCGACAGGGTGCTTCGCATAACCGACCCGCTGCCCCAGGGGATGGAGTTTCTGGAGGCGTCGGTCCCACCCTCCTCAGACGAGCATGGTGTCTTGACCTGGAACCAGATCGAGCTTGGTCCCTTTCAGACAAAGACCATATTCTACGATGCTAAGGCCCTGTGGCCAGGAACCTTTGTGACCTGGGCCGAGGTCGATGTTGGAGCGGTGAACGGTACCAGCGTGCCGACTCAGTATGCAATGGCCATCATCGATGTAGGCGTCTCAGATGGAGAGAGATCTGCAGAAGTTTGGCAGCCGCCTGACTGGGGATTCAACCTGACCTGCTATGATTGCGATCTGGAAGCGACCAAACCGATCTGCGGGGAGAAAGAATGAGCCTGGCCGGAGTTCAAGCGTTACCCGCAAAGAATTCATGGTGGTTATTAGTGAAGTCAACATGCATAAGACACCCAATCTGGACCTTTGCCGCTCTCCTGCTGTTTGTGGTATCGTTCAGTGCAGCAGAGGATTGGCCTCAGTTTCAGCGAGATGCGACCAAATCCGGCCTTACCGGCGACAATGTGCCCATCAAACCCGCCGTCATCTGGTCAGCAGATCTTCAGAGCGTGGACTTGCAGCCGATCATATGTCTGGGCACAGTATACGTCCTGGCGGGAAATGGCACCCTCTGGGCCTTGGATGAGGTGACTGGCGGGGTAATCTGGAAATCTCAGATGGATGGAAGGGCCTTTCAGAGCTCAACCCCTGCCTGCGATGGGGAGAGGATATACGCGGCCAGCGATACCGGCGATCTGGCCGCCTTTGACGCCCGGACGGGCGAGATGATCTGGACCGACCATCTCACCGATAAGAGATTTGAGTGTCCTGTGACCTACGCTGACGGGAGGATCTTTCTTGGCGAAAGCATAGCTTATGGCAAGGGGTTGAAGCGGTACTTCTCCTTTGATCGGGATGGGAACGAATACTGGAATGCTACCGCAGAGACGAGCGGCTATCTCTGGAACGGTGCTAGCGTGGCTGGCGATTTTGTGATTTGGGGTGACAACGACGGCATGCTGGTGAGCGTTAACCTGACGGATGGTACCATCGTTGATGAGCTGGACCTCAGAGACGAATCAAGGATCAGCTTTGCCAAAGAGGATGCAGGCCGCATCCGGTCGTCGGTCTCATATAAGGACGGATACGTCTACACATCATCCGAGTTCTCTCTAAATATCGGTTACGCCTGGAAGATTGGCTTTGACCAGACGACGGGACTCTTCGAGGACGATGGCTGGGGCACCGCGGTGGGATTCAGCACCTCCACTCCAGTCGTCTATAATGGCAGGGCCTATCTGGGAGTGGGAGAGCACGGACAGTTAGGCGAGCTGGTCTGTTTGGATGACTCCTCCGGCGAATTGATCTGGTCGTATCCGCTGGACGGCGGGGTCAAGGCTTCTCCTGCCGTATCTGTGAATGATGACGAAGTCCGCATATGCTTCGTCACGGCCAAGGTTGACACCTCAGCATACTGCATCGAGGACACGGGAAGAGAGGGAGAATTGCTCTGGTCCTTCAACCCGCCCGATAAAGGATATGCCGTTGGAAGCGTCGCCATCTCGGGTGGGTCAGTCTATTTCGGGACAGATAGTGGTACCCTCTATTGTCTCTCCGATGAGGCAGGAGAAGAAGGTGGTTTTGAAAATAAAACTTAAGGCTGAATTTTAATAATTCTTAAAAAGCTTCATAATCATTTATGATTAATAGGTGATGTACTATGCAAAGAGGATATATCTCAGCTGTTTTGTTCTTATCTTTATTGATTGTTTTATATGCGGTCAGTGCTGAGGACTGGCCGCTATTCAAGAAGGACATTTCCAACTCCGGCATCAGCTCTGACCAGATCCCTGATGATCCCATCATACTCTGGTCAGCTGACATTCAGAGGATGGAGACCACACCTACAGTCTCCTCAAGTATGGTCTATGCCCTGGCTGGAAACGGCTCTGTATCGGCATTCGATAAGGAGACGGGTGATCTGAAGTGGCGGTCTCATCTAGATGGCTGGGTCTACCAGATGTCTCCGCTGGCCAGCAGCGGCGACAAAATCTTTGCGGCCACGGATTCGGGACAGCTTGCAGCCATCGATTCCCTGAACGGACGGGTGCTGTGGAAACAGAATCTGACGGATAATAGGTTTGAGTCTCCTCTGAACTACATTGATGGTCGGCTGTACCTGGGTGAGGGGGGAGCATATGGACAAGGCAAAAAGAGGTTCTTCTGCCTTTTCGAGAACGGCACCGAGTGCTGGAATATCACCAGAGAGACAAAGGGCTACCAGTGGTGCGGAGCCGCCGTGGCTGGCAACTACCTGGTATTCGGCCGGAACGAAGGCATCATTCTGAGCGTGAACCGTTCCAGCGGCGAGGTGGCCGATGAACTCAATCTGAACGACAGCACGAGGCTCAGCTTCTCCCGTGATACTCCGGGGAGAGTCCGGGCATCCGCCACCTTCCATGACGGCTACATCTATACCACTTCAGAGCTCTCAGCCCAGGAGGGATCAGCATGGAAGATCGGGCTCAACCCGGATACCGGCAGGTTCGAGGATCGAGGATGGAGCTCTCCCGCAGGCTTTAGCACATCTACGCCCTCTGTCTACAATGGCCGGGTCTATCTGGGGGTGGGCGAGCACGGACATCCCGGGGCTCTTGTCTGCCTGAACGGCTCCAGCGGTGAGATGATCTGGTCATATCCTGTTGAGGCTGGGGTGAAATCCTCTCCTTCAATATCGATAGCATCAGAGCTACCGAGGATTCTCTTTACCACCGCTCAGGTCAACGGCTCAATATACTGTCTGGAGGATTCCGGGGCCGCCCCGAAGCTGCTCTGGATGCTCAATCCGCCTGACAGCGGCTACCTCCTTGCAGGCCTGGCTATATCTGATGGAAGGTTATATTTCGGAACAGAAGGCGATCAGCATTATGGAAAGCTCTACTGCCTGGGCGAGGCGAGAAGAGAGGAGGGATGGCCACAGTTTCACTTCAATCCCCAGCATGTAGGGTGGAGTTCATCCAGTGCCCCCAGGTCCAACCAAACTGCCTGGATCAGCGATGATATCGGTGCTCAGGCCGGATCGTCGGTCTCAGTGGCCGAGGGCAAAGCATTCGTAAATTGTATAACCAATATAACCTGTCTCGACCAGAAATCGGGAGAGGTTCTCTGGATCACTCCGTTCAATGACTCTGGAGACTTCGCCTTTGGTTTCACTCCCGTTTACAGTCAGGGAAGGGTCTTCTTCACCTCTGACAAGACCTACTGCCTGAACGCCTCGGACGGGAGCGAGGTCTGGAGCTTTGCCCAGCCCACTTTAAAGTACGCTATAGATGGTAGCCCCACAATTGTAGATGGCAGGGTGGTTGTCAGTGATTGGGACGGCCACCACTACTACTGCCTTGATGAGGAGACTGGAGAGGAGCTCTGGAACTTCGCCGTGGTGGGCAATGCCCAGTCAACGCCGGCCATCGACCAGGGAAAGGTGGTCTTCGGAGGCTGGGATTGGGGCATGGGTGGGAATATCTACTGTCTCGATCTGGAGGATGGCCATGAGATCTGGAACCTCACCGCTGAGAACTCTCCCTGCGGCTCAGCTACCATAAACAACA
Coding sequences within:
- a CDS encoding PQQ-binding-like beta-propeller repeat protein, coding for MIVLYAVSAEDWPLFKKDISNSGISSDQIPDDPIILWSADIQRMETTPTVSSSMVYALAGNGSVSAFDKETGDLKWRSHLDGWVYQMSPLASSGDKIFAATDSGQLAAIDSLNGRVLWKQNLTDNRFESPLNYIDGRLYLGEGGAYGQGKKRFFCLFENGTECWNITRETKGYQWCGAAVAGNYLVFGRNEGIILSVNRSSGEVADELNLNDSTRLSFSRDTPGRVRASATFHDGYIYTTSELSAQEGSAWKIGLNPDTGRFEDRGWSSPAGFSTSTPSVYNGRVYLGVGEHGHPGALVCLNGSSGEMIWSYPVEAGVKSSPSISIASELPRILFTTAQVNGSIYCLEDSGAAPKLLWMLNPPDSGYLLAGLAISDGRLYFGTEGDQHYGKLYCLGEARREEGWPQFHFNPQHVGWSSSSAPRSNQTAWISDDIGAQAGSSVSVAEGKAFVNCITNITCLDQKSGEVLWITPFNDSGDFAFGFTPVYSQGRVFFTSDKTYCLNASDGSEVWSFAQPTLKYAIDGSPTIVDGRVVVSDWDGHHYYCLDEETGEELWNFAVVGNAQSTPAIDQGKVVFGGWDWGMGGNIYCLDLEDGHEIWNLTAENSPCGSATINNSTVYMATYNFEEDGDLLALSLEDGSVLWKVKTSPTDSTPAIFGDRIYLCSGCEGFHRLITSCFNATNGELIWETPVGENIGDWRCSPVYADGLLFAGRPEFIDYAGTFALNATTGDVVWSYPEGGSSPSLADGMLFTIGGGRVYAFSDDPSLEKL
- a CDS encoding PQQ-binding-like beta-propeller repeat protein — protein: MKSTCIRHPIWTFAALLLFVVSFSAAEDWPQFQRDATKSGLTGDNVPIKPAVIWSADLQSVDLQPIICLGTVYVLAGNGTLWALDEVTGGVIWKSQMDGRAFQSSTPACDGERIYAASDTGDLAAFDARTGEMIWTDHLTDKRFECPVTYADGRIFLGESIAYGKGLKRYFSFDRDGNEYWNATAETSGYLWNGASVAGDFVIWGDNDGMLVSVNLTDGTIVDELDLRDESRISFAKEDAGRIRSSVSYKDGYVYTSSEFSLNIGYAWKIGFDQTTGLFEDDGWGTAVGFSTSTPVVYNGRAYLGVGEHGQLGELVCLDDSSGELIWSYPLDGGVKASPAVSVNDDEVRICFVTAKVDTSAYCIEDTGREGELLWSFNPPDKGYAVGSVAISGGSVYFGTDSGTLYCLSDEAGEEGGFENKT